One genomic window of Fusarium verticillioides 7600 chromosome 2, whole genome shotgun sequence includes the following:
- a CDS encoding hypothetical protein (At least one base has a quality score < 10), protein MHLSMRFGAFLALNLSLLPSVTASSTCSQLAGSIYTGPNDSKFDILCDTAAINGNIFAYCSEGDEFQDCVDRCDAENVCVVALYFAGSSDCALINSYQGTAAFNGNDIAIKRPAETSTSAAPETTTTEVTTSEAATTSDVATTHEAAATTETTSTEAASSEATSSTSIETSTDDCDDETSSLETSATVTTSTVTGSQVQPTTSSTDSQGSSSTSNQSSEVSTSAPSATSTISSTSSLATTKSETSLSTSLPSSVTSQAGSSLPVSSGTTVTQTYTQTYATYSQGASSSGSSNSGTTKVGSKTLSTSGVTVIKTTSGGHKPTTYPTTYNVWTVCLTITEHVTCSTGVVTETATTTTYVTVGSNGGSYGPPVITTPAGCIGGYQVDANGHSYPVTQPTKGTYGNSPSGEYSQPSVRPTPGSPANPQSGYETAKVHNPAPAAESHGSSQPGQGDKQHSVPGQGSSEHNNGKPQSTQGGATETAISGYYPGASVNPSPSSAIHQGQQGISTIFTIKASVTEEMQAPKSTHSGSSEAGEAPYTPVSVSGANRHQFMAWTLAAGAILGFAMLT, encoded by the exons ATGCATCTATCAATGCGCTTCggggccttcttggctttgaacctgtctcttcttccaagtgTGACAGCATCTTCGACTTGCAGTCAATTAGCCGGCAGTATTTACACTGGCCCCAACGACAGCAAATTCGATATTCTATGCGATACTGCTGCAATCAACGGCAATATCTTTGCCTATTGCTCAGAAGGAGATGAGTTCCAAGATTGCGTGGATCGATGCGATGCTGAGAACGTTTGTGTTGTTGCATTGTATTTCGCCGGAAGCAGTGACTGTGCTTTAATCAACAGCTATCAGGGGACAGCGGCGTTCAATGGGAACGATATAGCTATTAAGAGACCAGCTGaaacttcaacttcggcaGCACCTGAGACTACGACAACGGAGGTTACTACATCAGAAGCTGCTACTACATCTGATGTTGCTACTACACATGAGGCTGCTGCAACTACGGAGACCACTTCGACAGAAGCGGCTTCGTCAGAAGCCACATCGTC TACTAGTATTGAAACATCAACCGATGATTGCGACGATGAGACTTCATCTCTCGAGACATCGGCTACTGTGACTACATCTACAGTAACAGGATCCCAGGTACAGCCCACGACCTCATCCACCGACAGCCAGGGCTCCTCCAGTACGAGCAATCAATCATCAGAGGTTTCTACTTCTGCTCCCTCAGCTACTTCCACTATTTCGTCAACATCGTCTTTGGCGACTACAAAGAGTGAGACTTCTCTATCAACATCTCTGCCAAGCTCTGTTACAAGCCAAGCTGGGTCCTCTCTACCTGTCTCTTCCGGTACCACAGTGACTCAGACTTATACTCAAACTTATGCAACCTATAGCCAGGGAGCTTCATCGTCCGGTTCTTCTAATTCTGGAACCACGAAGGTTGGCTCCAAGACGCTTTCGACTTCTGGTGTCACTGTCATCAAGACAACTTCTGGAGGTCATAAACCAACGACTTACCCCACTACTTACAACGTCTGGACTGTTTGCCTGACTATAACCGAGCATGTCACTTGCAGCACTGGTGTAGTTACCGAGACAGCTACTACTACCACTTATGTCACTGTTGGCAGTAACGGCGGGAGCTATGGACCTCCAGTGATTACAACGCCTGCCGGATGTATTGGAGGTTATCAGGTTGATGCTAACGGCCATAGTTATCCTGTGACACAACCTACGAAGGGTACCTATGGAAACTCCCCCAGCGGTGAGTATAGCCAGCCGTCTGTTCGACCTACACCGGGATCACCGGCCAATCCCCAGTCTGGCTACGAGACTGCCAAGGTCCATAAtcctgctccagctgcagaATCACATGGAAGCTCTCAGCCAGGACAGGGTGATAAGCAGCATTCTGTTCCAGGTCAAGGCTCATCAGAGCACAACAATGGCAAGCCTCAATCGACACAAGGTGGTGCTACCGAGACAGCTATCTCCGGATACTACCCTGGTGCCTCAGTGAATCCTTCACCCTCATCGGCTATTCATCAGGGCCAGCAAGGCATCTCAACGATCTTCACTATCAAAGCAAGTGTTACCGAGGAGATGCAGGCACCCAAGTCCACACATAGTGGTTCATCGGAGGCTGGAGAGGCACCATACACACCAGTCAGTGTTTCAGGGGCCAACAGACATCAGTTCATGGCTTGGACACTGGCCGCTGGAGCCATCCTCGGATTTGCGATGTTGACTTAA
- a CDS encoding hypothetical protein (At least one base has a quality score < 10) — MEVAGLTIGAVALVSLFKDCVDLFSMITAARDLGKDAAILDTKLDVEKMLFLQWSDRVGLLKQDSTNANAVLCNPDTRQLVSRVLESVKALLSEGQALQRDYGLKRVDASAESTTGYQGASSFRFRKFLKQFEELKIKPDTDRHSNLTVTKQFRWIIVDKEKFNSLIDHLSYFNTSLNNLIPISSDSEATSSKNDLDHIKDLAELDLVIEVTSNTRPSVSEAAVAAKSAIISSRVIRSLWSRWYDDRRVNIKSPHFKTLQWALDPPSDYLQWDDLNTWLQSASGLYWLSGKPGSGKSTLMKYLHQNSKTKSLLETWANGSELISASFFFYALGKPEQKSQSGLLRSLLYQILQYDPSVTEHALPHMWREACYNNQSSPELEVPYIDEMATALKVLCSTLHADKKIFLLIDGIDEYEGKDLDIARFINDLESFPNVKILVSSRPHPAFMTAFGQRPKMNLQDLTKRDVATYIQDTVASHPYMRSASHFPVDRITQKLAHKASGVFLWVILACRSVVEGCDDFCTITELEARVDELPKELEDLIEHMLESIDPRWKLDAMKLMHIVYTNEGCQGFDPIPTLGLYLTQENGLGRDTSLSGIRPRKVTLPEMEAQCRVMEGRLRSRCCGLLEVHYGHRDESNIEDCIVKFMHRTVYDMLLQPEIHNRLFRDLQRENFNSYAVLSEIWCRMATTPSDSDYIFFNALYLLVFGDAEGCLPAVTLHLLSRLQFVFGQLSLSPWVGAPRYLQHDEKCGRYCSDFSLALTLAIEMGMDNVVRFVFENSTSLNSLLFSHPDLALLGDCQPTWRSRNRNSHQLSCHKDGKLLQTTYPLLYHAIVRPFRSDYFAYDRNIRQKTSLSLARLIIQMQMEDDSGVQSAKSLGARLTLHGLEEASSATLLQEINSLVSSDEEKDGWEEVKMLCDEQLEDLSGRTTPTKQPLGAEPEMRTPKRGLDVTDES, encoded by the coding sequence ATGGAAGTAGCTGGCCTCACCATCGGGGCTGTGGCCCTAGTCAGCTTATTCAAAGACTGCGTCGACCTCTTTTCTATGATCACAGCAGCTCGTGACCTGGGAAAAGATGCCGCCATTCTAGATACGAAgctcgatgttgagaagatgctctTCCTTCAGTGGTCTGACCGGGTCGGACTGTTGAAGCAGGACTCCACCAACGCTAATGCGGTGTTGTGCAATCCGGATACTCGGCAACTCGTCTCACGTGTGCTGGAAAGCGTCAAAGCTCTGTTGAGCGAAGGCCAGGCTTTGCAAAGAGACTATGGTCTCAAACGAGTCGATGCGTCTGCCGAGTCAACCACGGGCTACCAAGGCGCCAGCTCTTTTCGATTCAGGAAATTCCTCAAACAGTTTGAGGAGCTAAAAATCAAACCAGATACTGACCGGCACAGTAACTTGACAGTTACCAAGCAGTTCCGCTGGATCATCGTCGATAAGGAGAAGTTCAACTCGCTCATCGACCACTTGTCATATTTTAATACATCCTTGAATAATCTTATTCCAATCTCATCAGATTCTGAAGCAACTTCGTCCAAAAATGATCTGGACCACATCAAAGACCTTGCTGAACTTGACTTGGTCATCGAAGTAACATCAAATACGAGACCGAGCGTCagtgaagctgctgttgctgctaAGTCTGCAATCATCTCGTCCCGAGTTATCCGCTCCCTCTGGTCCCGCTGGTACGACGACCGAAGGGTCAATATCAAGAGTCCTCACTTCAAAACTCTCCAGTGGGCTCTTGACCCACCCAGCGACTATCTTCAGTGGGATGATCTCAACACTTGGTTACAGAGCGCTTCTGGTCTATACTGGCTCTCTGGAAAGCCCGGAAGTGGCAAGTCGACTCTGATGAAGTATCTTCATCAGAACAGCAAAACGAAATCTCTCCTTGAAACCTGGGCCAATGGCTCAGAGCTAATCTCGGCaagcttctttttctatGCCCTTGGGAAACCGGAACAAAAGTCACAGTCTGGGCTTCTACGTAGCCTGCTCTATCAGATCTTGCAGTACGACCCAAGTGTTACTGAGCACGCTCTTCCGCACATGTGGAGAGAAGCGTGCTACAATAATCAAAGCTCTCCTGAACTCGAGGTCCCATatattgatgagatggcaaCTGCTTTGAAGGTTCTATGTTCAACGCTCCATGCTGACAAGAAAATATTTCTGTTGATAGATGGCATCGATGAGTATGAAGGAAAGGATCTCGATATTGCAAGATTCATCAACGATCTTGAATCGTTTCCAAATGTCAAGATTCTAGTGTCGAGTAGACCGCACCCAGCATTCATGACCGCATTTGGACAAAGGCCAAAGATGAACCTACAGGACTTGACGAAACGCGATGTCGCTACGTATATTCAGGATACTGTGGCTTCTCATCCATATATGAGATCAGCGTCTCACTTCCCGGTCGATAGAATCACTCAAAAGCTTGCACATAAGGCATCCGGCGTCTTTCTTTGGGTTATTCTTGCTTGTCGATCTGTTGTCGAAGGTTGTGATGACTTTTGTACCATAACTGAGCTCGAGGCAAGAGTTGACGAATTGCccaaggaacttgaggatctcatcgagCATATGCTTGAGAGCATTGACCCAAGGTGGAAGTTAGACGCTATGAAGCTCATGCATATCGTCTACACAAATGAAGGGTGCCAAGGATTCGATCCCATTCCGACACTCGGCCTATACTTGACACAAGAAAATGGGCTCGGAAGGGATACGAGTCTATCAGGAATAAGACCCAGAAAGGTCACGTTGCCAGAAATGGAAGCCCAATGCCGGGTCATGGAGGGCCGATTAAGAAGTCGGTGCTGCGGCCTGCTTGAAGTCCACTACGGTCATCGCGATGAGAGCAACATTGAAGATTGCATTGTCAAGTTCATGCACAGGACTGTTTACGACATGTTGTTGCAGCCAGAAATCCACAATCGCCTGTTCAGAGACCTTCAACGCGAAAACTTCAACAGCTACGCAGTTTTGTCTGAGATTTGGTGTCGAATGGCCACGACACCCTCCGATTCTGAttacatcttcttcaatgcgTTATATCTTCTGGTTTTCGGAGATGCAGAGGGCTGCCTGCCTGCAGTTACACTGCATCTCCTGTCGAGGCTCCAATTCGTATTTGGACAATTGAGTCTTTCTCCATGGGTGGGAGCTCCACGCTACTTACAACATGACGAAAAGTGCGGCAGATACTGCAGCGACTTCTCGTTGGCTCTTACTCTGGCCATCGAGATGGGCATGGATAACGTCGTCCGCTTTGTCTTCGAGAACAGCACCTCTTTGAATAGCTTACTCTTTAGCCATCCAGACCTTGCATTGCTTGGAGATTGCCAGCCTACGTGGCGTTCAAGGAATAGAAATAGTCACCAGTTGAGTTGTCacaaggatggaaagcttCTTCAGACCACATACCCCTTATTGTATCACGCTATCGTGCGGCCTTTTCGTAGTGATTACTTTGCGTATGATCGCAATATCCGACAAAAAACATCTTTGTCTCTAGCCCGGCTTATCATACAGATGCAGATGGAAGACGACTCAGGTGTTCAGTCGGCAAAGTCATTGGGTGCGAGACTAACCcttcatggtcttgaggaagccaGCTCAGCTACACTTCTACAAGAAATAAATAGTCTGGTCAGCTcggatgaagaaaaggatgGATGGGAAGAGGTGAAAATGCTGTGTGACGAACAGCTCGAAGACCTCTCTGGGCGCACCACACCAACAAAGCAGCCCTTGGGGGCGGAACCGGAGATGAGGACTCCGAAACGGGGCCTTGATGTTACAGATgaatcttga
- a CDS encoding kinesin family member 18/19 codes for MTMQELFEKIEERSQDKVTELSLSYLEIYNETIRDLLVPGGSRGGLMLREDSNQAVTVSGLTSHHPKDVQEVMDMIVQGNEYRTVSPTEANATSSRSHAVLQINIAQKDRSAGASEPHTMATLSIIDLAGSERASVTKNRGERLTEGANINKSLLALGSCINALCDRRQKQHVPYRNSKLTRLLKFSLGGNCKTVMIVCVSPSSAHFDETQNTLRYANRAKNIQTKVTRNVFNVNRHVKDFLVKIDEQMALINELKAQQKDAEAMFFAKFRKQCDKRDAMAREGIQRLRIAYENSAPERQERITNMKRLKAFERRIGMLSGWIAAFDTVCNERGDEDAMPENLVAIRKTAQGILVELENSRHHIHQKLEKSAWDRAIDTALSHSLQQLQGTEGADNGEADNLTREAELIKANFNREAYREVLEQDKAGDAAMIQMLLTAQFDILSSLSDTLGMDEEDAVAHAKEMINRLLQTGFTAAGQVVKPDGSMPVVEVFSPSKRGTPKRKKAIAMHIKPVSAPNFMPAHSDHAPVSPMKGSPRRRKVLGASKKGVSFTPVKAKKKGGVRWRDDETEEGTLEDFSKTPQKYNSSPAIPSPEKPIVAPVMPSYLEPETSTVEESSPSLEIPETSSLGAKPSRFQAGFLSKGPRHSLADGSPKAPTMTLKLEASPDIQRTPPLRSLDVTKSGNFSPSPSGLGIPRAIRRLPTIHDENNPPGSGSDSETSTIDARKLQTALRTAMKEKARRASIMAGTTASSTKRVSSMGSLPERTGPRPSLPAALASSTNGISRLRRGSAERRRSPPMACSPNDFKIDMALTPGQARRMNMNNTVTRMEGPGSSPQGGMAGSAPRRITIGMGSGAAHRRQDSRGYTLR; via the coding sequence ATGACCATGCAGGAACTGTTTGAGAAAATTGAGGAGCGCAGCCAAGACAAGGTGACCGAGCTGAGTCTGAGCTACCTCGAGATTTACAACGAGACCATTCGTGATTTATTGGTTCCTGGTGGGAGCAGGGGTGGATTGATGCTAAGGGAGGACAGTAACCAGGCTGTCACTGTGTCTGGCTTGACGAGTCATCATCCCAAGGATGTCCAGGAGGTTATGGATATGATTGTCCAAGGAAACGAATACCGCACAGTTTCGCCTACCGAGGCCAACGCTACTTCTTCCCGATCACACGCCGTTCTTCAGATCAACATCGCTCAAAAGGACCGATCAGCCGGTGCCAGCGAACCTCACACCATGGCTACACTCAGTATCATCGATCTTGCTGGTTCTGAACGAGCATCCGTCACCAAGAACCGCGGCGAGCGTCTCACTGAAGgtgccaacatcaacaaatcCCTACTCGCCCTTGGAAGCTGCATCAATGCCCTATGCGACCGCCGACAGAAGCAGCACGTCCCCTACCGAAACAGCAAGCTTACTCGACTTCTCAAGTTCTCCCTCGGAGGCAACTGCAAGACTGTCATGATTGTCTGTGTATCACCATCAAGCGCCCACTTCGACGAGACACAGAACACCCTTCGATACGCCAACCGGGCCAAGAATATCCAGACCAAGGTGACGCGCAATGTCTTCAACGTCAACCGCCACGTCAAGGACTTCTTGGTTAAGATCGACGAACAGATGGCCTTGatcaacgagctcaaggcccAGCAGAAGGATGCAGAAGCTATGTTTTTTGCCAAGTTCCGAAAGCAATGCGACAAGCGGGATGCCATGGCTCGGGAAGGAATTCAGCGATTGCGCATCGCCTACGAAAACTCTGCTCCTGAGCGTCAAGAGCGTATCACGAACATGAAGCGTCTCAAGGCTTTCGAGCGCCGCATTGGTATGCTGTCCGGATGGATTGCTGCCTTCGATACTGTTTGCAACGAAcgaggcgatgaagatgccatgCCAGAGAACCTTGTCGCCATCCGAAAGACGGCTCAAGGCATCCTTGTTGAGTTGGAGAACAGCCGACATCATATCCaccagaagctggagaagtcaGCATGGGACCGAGCCATCGACACAGCTCTATCGCACAGCTTGCAACAACTCCAAGGTACCGAGGGTGCTGACAACGGAGAAGCCGACAACTTGACCCgtgaagctgagctgatcaaggccaacttcAATCGCGAGGCCTACCGGGAAGTCCTTGAGCAGGACAAGGCTGGCGATGCTGCCATGATCCAGATGCTCCTCACTGCGCAGTTCGACATTCTCTCATCACTTTCCGATACGCTCGgcatggatgaggaagatgccgtCGCTCACGCGAAGGAGATGATTAACCGTCTCCTCCAAACCGGCTTCACAGCTGCCGGCCAGGTCGTCAAGCCTGATGGCTCCATGCCCGTCGTCGAAGTCTTCTCGCCCAGCAAGCGAGGCACACCCAAGCGCAAGAAGGCTATTGCGATGCACATCAAGCCTGTTTCAGCTCCCAACTTTATGCCCGCGCATAGCGACCACGCTCCTGTCAGCCCCATGAAAGGATCCCCACGAAGACGTAAGGTGTTGGGAGCCTCCAAGAAGGGCGTCAGCTTCACGCCagtgaaggcgaagaagaagggtggaGTCCGATGGAGGGACGATGAGACGGAGGAGGGCACACTGGAGGACTTTTCGAAGACGCCCCAGAAGTACAACTCTTCCCCTGCGATTCCCTCACCTGAGAAGCCAATCGTCGCACCTGTCATGCCTTCATACCTTGAGCCCGAGACATCGACAGTCGAGGAGTCGAGCCCCAGTCTCGAGATCCCCGAGACCAGCAGTTTGGGTGCGAAGCCTAGCAGGTTCCAGGCCGGTTTCCTTTCCAAGGGACCTAGACATTCCCTTGCTGATGGATCACCCAAAGCACCCACCATGACCCTCAAGCTCGAAGCTTCACCCGATATTCAACGGACACCACCCCTGCGATCTCTGGATGTCACTAAGAGTGGCAATTtctcaccatcgccatcggGGCTCGGTATTCCTAGAGCGATTAGACGACTTCCCACGATACATGATGAGAACAACCCTCCCGGATCTGGATCTGACTCCGAGACGAGCACTATCGATGCCCGAAAGCTTCAGACCGCCCTTCGAACCGCCATGAAGGAGAAAGCTCGTAGAGCGAGCATCATGGCCGGTACAACAGCATCGAGCACCAAGCGAGTATCGTCAATGGGATCGTTGCCCGAGCGTACGGGACCCAGGCCTAGTCTGCCTGCGGCCCTcgccagcagcaccaacgGCATCTCTCGACTCCGCCGAGGTAGCGCTGAGAGGAGACGAAGCCCCCCGATGGCGTGCTCCCCAAACGACTTCAAGATAGACATGGCTCTGACACCTGGTCAAGCTAGACGCATGAACATGAACAACACAGTCACTCGAATGGAAGGTCCTGGATCAAGTCCCCAGGGTGGCATGGCGGGCAGTGCGCCGCGACGAATTACCATTGGTATGGGAAGTGGTGCTGctcatcgtcgacaagacaGCAGAGGCTATACCTTGCGATGA
- a CDS encoding kinesin family member 18/19 has product MAVMGASAAAAGQNSITVAVRVRPFTIREAAQLQKNDDGTLFLGDGSLAAAPTPKLHQRGIRNVIKVVDDRCLVFDPPEDSPVQKFSRSVLPSSKKVKDQVFAFDRVFDENTTQSDVYEGTTRTLLDSVLDGYNATVFAYGATGCGKTHTITGTSQHPGIIFMTMQELFEKIEERSQDKVTELSLSYLEIYNETIRDLLVPGGSRGGLMLREDSNQAVTVSGLTSHHPKDVQEVMDMIVQGNEYRTVSPTEANATSSRSHAVLQINIAQKDRSAGASEPHTMATLSIIDLAGSERASVTKNRGERLTEGANINKSLLALGSCINALCDRRQKQHVPYRNSKLTRLLKFSLGGNCKTVMIVCVSPSSAHFDETQNTLRYANRAKNIQTKVTRNVFNVNRHVKDFLVKIDEQMALINELKAQQKDAEAMFFAKFRKQCDKRDAMAREGIQRLRIAYENSAPERQERITNMKRLKAFERRIGMLSGWIAAFDTVCNERGDEDAMPENLVAIRKTAQGILVELENSRHHIHQKLEKSAWDRAIDTALSHSLQQLQGTEGADNGEADNLTREAELIKANFNREAYREVLEQDKAGDAAMIQMLLTAQFDILSSLSDTLGMDEEDAVAHAKEMINRLLQTGFTAAGQVVKPDGSMPVVEVFSPSKRGTPKRKKAIAMHIKPVSAPNFMPAHSDHAPVSPMKGSPRRRKVLGASKKGVSFTPVKAKKKGGVRWRDDETEEGTLEDFSKTPQKYNSSPAIPSPEKPIVAPVMPSYLEPETSTVEESSPSLEIPETSSLGAKPSRFQAGFLSKGPRHSLADGSPKAPTMTLKLEASPDIQRTPPLRSLDVTKSGNFSPSPSGLGIPRAIRRLPTIHDENNPPGSGSDSETSTIDARKLQTALRTAMKEKARRASIMAGTTASSTKRVSSMGSLPERTGPRPSLPAALASSTNGISRLRRGSAERRRSPPMACSPNDFKIDMALTPGQARRMNMNNTVTRMEGPGSSPQGGMAGSAPRRITIGMGSGAAHRRQDSRGYTLR; this is encoded by the exons ATGGCTGTTATGggtgcttcagctgctgctgctgggcaGAATTCCATTACTGTTGCTG TTCGAGTTCGACCTTTTACGATTCGAGAGGCTGCGCAACT ACAAAAGAACGATGACGGAACCCTTTTCCTCGGCGATGGCTCCCTCGCCGCTGCGCCTACGCCAAAGCTGCACCAACGCGGCATTCGAAACGTTATCAAGGTTGTCGATGATCGTTGTTT AGTCTTTGATCCTCCCGAGGACAGCCCCGTACAGAAATTCTCCCGCTCAGTCCTACCCTCCTCGAAAAAGGTCAAGGATCAAGTCTTTGCTTTCGACCGCGTCTTCGACGAAAACACAACACAGTCCGATGTCTATGAAGGCACTACTCGAACTCTCCTCGACAGCGTACTCGATGGCTATAATGCGACAGTCTTCGCCTACGGCGCTACAGGTTGCGGAAAGACACATACTATTACTGGTACATCACAACATCCCGGTATCATCTTCATGACCATGCAGGAACTGTTTGAGAAAATTGAGGAGCGCAGCCAAGACAAGGTGACCGAGCTGAGTCTGAGCTACCTCGAGATTTACAACGAGACCATTCGTGATTTATTGGTTCCTGGTGGGAGCAGGGGTGGATTGATGCTAAGGGAGGACAGTAACCAGGCTGTCACTGTGTCTGGCTTGACGAGTCATCATCCCAAGGATGTCCAGGAGGTTATGGATATGATTGTCCAAGGAAACGAATACCGCACAGTTTCGCCTACCGAGGCCAACGCTACTTCTTCCCGATCACACGCCGTTCTTCAGATCAACATCGCTCAAAAGGACCGATCAGCCGGTGCCAGCGAACCTCACACCATGGCTACACTCAGTATCATCGATCTTGCTGGTTCTGAACGAGCATCCGTCACCAAGAACCGCGGCGAGCGTCTCACTGAAGgtgccaacatcaacaaatcCCTACTCGCCCTTGGAAGCTGCATCAATGCCCTATGCGACCGCCGACAGAAGCAGCACGTCCCCTACCGAAACAGCAAGCTTACTCGACTTCTCAAGTTCTCCCTCGGAGGCAACTGCAAGACTGTCATGATTGTCTGTGTATCACCATCAAGCGCCCACTTCGACGAGACACAGAACACCCTTCGATACGCCAACCGGGCCAAGAATATCCAGACCAAGGTGACGCGCAATGTCTTCAACGTCAACCGCCACGTCAAGGACTTCTTGGTTAAGATCGACGAACAGATGGCCTTGatcaacgagctcaaggcccAGCAGAAGGATGCAGAAGCTATGTTTTTTGCCAAGTTCCGAAAGCAATGCGACAAGCGGGATGCCATGGCTCGGGAAGGAATTCAGCGATTGCGCATCGCCTACGAAAACTCTGCTCCTGAGCGTCAAGAGCGTATCACGAACATGAAGCGTCTCAAGGCTTTCGAGCGCCGCATTGGTATGCTGTCCGGATGGATTGCTGCCTTCGATACTGTTTGCAACGAAcgaggcgatgaagatgccatgCCAGAGAACCTTGTCGCCATCCGAAAGACGGCTCAAGGCATCCTTGTTGAGTTGGAGAACAGCCGACATCATATCCaccagaagctggagaagtcaGCATGGGACCGAGCCATCGACACAGCTCTATCGCACAGCTTGCAACAACTCCAAGGTACCGAGGGTGCTGACAACGGAGAAGCCGACAACTTGACCCgtgaagctgagctgatcaaggccaacttcAATCGCGAGGCCTACCGGGAAGTCCTTGAGCAGGACAAGGCTGGCGATGCTGCCATGATCCAGATGCTCCTCACTGCGCAGTTCGACATTCTCTCATCACTTTCCGATACGCTCGgcatggatgaggaagatgccgtCGCTCACGCGAAGGAGATGATTAACCGTCTCCTCCAAACCGGCTTCACAGCTGCCGGCCAGGTCGTCAAGCCTGATGGCTCCATGCCCGTCGTCGAAGTCTTCTCGCCCAGCAAGCGAGGCACACCCAAGCGCAAGAAGGCTATTGCGATGCACATCAAGCCTGTTTCAGCTCCCAACTTTATGCCCGCGCATAGCGACCACGCTCCTGTCAGCCCCATGAAAGGATCCCCACGAAGACGTAAGGTGTTGGGAGCCTCCAAGAAGGGCGTCAGCTTCACGCCagtgaaggcgaagaagaagggtggaGTCCGATGGAGGGACGATGAGACGGAGGAGGGCACACTGGAGGACTTTTCGAAGACGCCCCAGAAGTACAACTCTTCCCCTGCGATTCCCTCACCTGAGAAGCCAATCGTCGCACCTGTCATGCCTTCATACCTTGAGCCCGAGACATCGACAGTCGAGGAGTCGAGCCCCAGTCTCGAGATCCCCGAGACCAGCAGTTTGGGTGCGAAGCCTAGCAGGTTCCAGGCCGGTTTCCTTTCCAAGGGACCTAGACATTCCCTTGCTGATGGATCACCCAAAGCACCCACCATGACCCTCAAGCTCGAAGCTTCACCCGATATTCAACGGACACCACCCCTGCGATCTCTGGATGTCACTAAGAGTGGCAATTtctcaccatcgccatcggGGCTCGGTATTCCTAGAGCGATTAGACGACTTCCCACGATACATGATGAGAACAACCCTCCCGGATCTGGATCTGACTCCGAGACGAGCACTATCGATGCCCGAAAGCTTCAGACCGCCCTTCGAACCGCCATGAAGGAGAAAGCTCGTAGAGCGAGCATCATGGCCGGTACAACAGCATCGAGCACCAAGCGAGTATCGTCAATGGGATCGTTGCCCGAGCGTACGGGACCCAGGCCTAGTCTGCCTGCGGCCCTcgccagcagcaccaacgGCATCTCTCGACTCCGCCGAGGTAGCGCTGAGAGGAGACGAAGCCCCCCGATGGCGTGCTCCCCAAACGACTTCAAGATAGACATGGCTCTGACACCTGGTCAAGCTAGACGCATGAACATGAACAACACAGTCACTCGAATGGAAGGTCCTGGATCAAGTCCCCAGGGTGGCATGGCGGGCAGTGCGCCGCGACGAATTACCATTGGTATGGGAAGTGGTGCTGctcatcgtcgacaagacaGCAGAGGCTATACCTTGCGATGA
- a CDS encoding hypothetical protein (protein CGI121): MALEIVSLEHLPNSHKVYVALFRDVQNSAFLHQQLLARNPQFEYAFIDASVVVSRLQLLSAVFKATSTAVNGALRTPNVHSEIVCAMSSSNNIADAYRRYGISPSTKDLIVVKVTFPGEDGAEPLTHDQIWEHLKANVEGEALSITDDQISTTTDVPKVRKYYKLNGLKWLDDIKDETVKQKEMESLVIGAMALRGV, encoded by the exons atGGCTCTCGAAATAGTATCTCTCGAACACCTGCCAAACTCGCACAAGGTCTACGTTGCCCTGTTCCGTGACGTACAGAATTCGGCCTTTTTGCACCAGCAGCTGCTCGCTCGGAACCCTCAGTTCGAGTACGCCTTCATCGATGCCTCAGTG gTTGTCTCGCGGCTTCAATTATTATCCGCTGTCTTCAAGGCTACGTCGACGGCTGTGAATGGCGCTCTCAGGACTCCAAACGTTCACTCCGAGATTGTCTGTGCCATGAGTTCTTCTAATAAC ATTGCTGATGCCTATCGTCGATATGGTATCTCTCCTTCTACGAAGGACCTCATCGTTGTCAAGGTCACATTCCctggagaggatggtgcTGAGCCCTTGACGCATGACCAGATCTGGGAGcatctcaaggccaatgtTGAGGGAGAGGCTTTATCCATCACAGATGACCAAATCTCCACCACCACTGACGTACCAAAGGTGCGCAAGTACTACAAGTTGAACGGACTCAAGTGGTTGGACGATATTAAGGATGAAACGGTCAAAcagaaggagatggagtcACTCGTCATTGGCGCAATGGCTCTAAGGGGCGTCTGA